A single Botrytis cinerea B05.10 chromosome 1, complete sequence DNA region contains:
- the Bcarp9 gene encoding Bcarp9 translates to MPPFKDEHILIIAPGSQTTLAQLGLPESFTPPQRRFPTRMFLAPDGKTYEPYKIRPKKKDASATTNGDTEMGGIKEDKADEEEELEEVPEDDEGAIWPLKEGRIENLPAFCAFLHHVHNQLSPTLHTPVMLIAQPAWTAKNHEDLTQFIFEKFRTPALCIMDSALATSYAFGIANSTVIDVGFEKVDITAVTDFQISGRGNIPQSGGEAMTLRLQELLKSKDFTRDMAEQLKKSAICEILPLGTPLPGGEENAEVVSNPAAAASTGAPSSGPNVKVAEAPRGPGQNTEVGEEDAINGIDAAEDDGVLDVASIVASGKTQEYLAKIEKEKAGKASKKAQKDKEAAEAAAAKPVRLPNSKRPRATFHYESSLPEPDAKRQKTPEPVTTANHEGVPSPTGTATDAPVDTTSGTDPAVAVDETAAREQAKTARRQKAWEDEHPDRTRRDIDIGLERFQAASESYMDAIADTVYRTILSVDDISKRQDAWDSLIICGSGSKVRGFKDALIAILNARYLISPSSATMFMSELPSNLPTPSGTGSMTPNASFSSTPHPVPSANAVNPLLLAATTASNPALNPNIPSFNSGANAQHSSHSQSPTSIKLATPPGYFPEWKTYEEAVFLGSQVAAKVIFVVDQGLSKGFLSRVDFNEEGPTAIHQVGLVY, encoded by the exons AACGAAGATTTCCCACTCGTATGTTTCTAGCTCCCGATGGAAAAACCTATGAGCCATACAAAATTCGACCCAAAAAGAAGGATGCTTCAGCTACAACAAACGGCGATACTGAGATGGGTGGAATTAAAGAAGACAAggcagatgaggaagaagaattggaagaagtCCCGGAGGATGACGAAGGCGCTATTTGGCCATTAAAAG AGGGTCGAATCGAGAATCTTCCAGCCTTTTGCGCTTTCCTACATCACGTTCACAACCAATTATCGCCAACTCTTCACACGCCTGTTATGTTAATTGCGCAACCTGCTTGGACGGCCAAGAATCATGAAGACCTCACTCAATtcatatttgaaaagttcaGAACTCCTGCGCTTTGCATCATGGACAGCGCATTGGCAACTTCATACGCATTTGGAATCGCAAACTCAACAGTCATCGATGTAGGATTTGAAAAGGTTGATATTACTGCTGTTACGGACTTCCAAATATCTGGCAGAGGAAATATACCACAGTCTGGTGGAGAGGCAATGACATTGCGCTTGCAAGAGTTACTCAAGTCGAAGGACTTTACAAGGGATATGGCagaacaattgaagaagagtgCAATTTGTGAAATACTACCTCTGGGGACTCCTCTGCCGGGTGGTGAGGAGAACGCAGAAGTCGTAAGCAACCCTGCCGCTGCAGCTTCCACTGGTGCACCATCGTCTGGACCGAATGTTAAGGTTGCAGAAGCACCTCGCGGACCAGGACAAAATACTGAGgtaggagaagaagatgccATTAATGGTATCGATGCTGCAGAAGACGATGGTGTTTTAGATGTTGCTAGTATTGTGGCAAGTGGGAAAACTCAAGAATATCTCgcaaagattgaaaaggagaaagCTGGAAAGGCTTCGAAGAAGGCCCAGAAGGACAAAGAAGCAGCAGAGGCGGCAGCAGCTAAGCCAGTGAGGTTACCAAACTCGAAGAGACCTCGCGCTACGTTCCACTACGAATCATCACTTCCTGAGCCAGACGCAAAACGCCAAAAGACGCCCGAGCCAGTAACCACAGCGAACCATGAGGGCGTACCATCTCCTACCGGTACAGCCACCGATGCTCCCGTCGACACTACGTCAGGTACCGATCCGGCTGTTGCGGTGGATGAAACTGCAGCTCGTGAGCAAGCAAAGACAGCACGCAGACAGAAAGCTTGGGAAGATGAGCACCCTGATCGCACGAGAAGAGATATTGACATCGGCCTAGAGAGATTCCAAGCAGCAAGTGAGAGTTATATGGACGCTATTGCCGATACTGTCTACAGGACTATCCTCTCCGTTGACGACATCTCCAAACGTCAAGATGCTTGGGATTCTCTGATCATCTGTGGATCAGGATCAAAGGTCAGAGGCTTCAAAGATGCGCTCATTGCAATTCTCAATGCCCGATATCTTATTTCGCCAAGCTCTGCAACCATGTTTATGAGTGAACTCCCTTCGAATCTACCAACACCATCTGGCACAGGTTCCATGACACCAAATGCTTCCTTTTCCTCGACACCACATCCAGTACCCTCAGCTAACGCAGTTAATCCTTTACTCCTTGCAGCGACTACCGCATCAAATCCTGCACTTAATCCTAACATACCTTCGTTCAACAGCGGAGCAAACGCTCAGCACTCATCACACTCTCAGTCACCCACCAGCATCAAACTCGCCACTCCTCCAGGATACTTCCCAGAGTGGAAGACTTATGAGGAGGCCGTTTTCTTAGGATCTCAAGTAGCTGCCAAGGTCATTTTTGTTGTCGATCAAGGTCTATCCAAGGGGTTCTTATCACGAGTTGATTTCAACGAAGAAGGACCAACTGCTATTCATCAAGt TGGACTTGTGTATTAA